The following are from one region of the Microbacterium sp. BK668 genome:
- a CDS encoding DNA starvation/stationary phase protection protein — protein MADTATKKSSTSSSGGTATKNRRRPARSGAMLTNEQNAESGFQASESLSENLQRVLVDLIELASQGKQAHWNVVGKNFRDTHRQLDEIIEAARGFSDTVAERMRALHALPDGRSDTVSETTTLPEFPQGEIDTSEVVDLITERLEAAIGTCREVHDDVDEEDPTSADILHAILESLEQFAWMVSAENRTPSTR, from the coding sequence ATGGCTGACACCGCGACCAAGAAGAGCTCGACCTCCTCGTCGGGAGGCACCGCGACGAAGAACCGCCGCCGTCCCGCGAGGAGTGGCGCCATGCTCACGAACGAGCAGAACGCCGAGAGCGGCTTCCAGGCGTCCGAGTCGCTGAGCGAGAACCTCCAGCGCGTGCTGGTCGACCTCATCGAGCTGGCGAGCCAGGGCAAGCAGGCGCACTGGAACGTCGTCGGCAAGAACTTCCGCGACACGCACCGGCAGCTCGACGAGATCATCGAGGCGGCCCGCGGCTTCAGCGACACGGTCGCCGAGCGCATGCGCGCCCTGCACGCGCTCCCCGACGGCCGCAGCGACACCGTGTCGGAGACGACGACCCTGCCCGAGTTCCCGCAGGGCGAGATCGACACCTCCGAGGTCGTCGATCTCATCACGGAACGGCTCGAGGCCGCCATCGGCACGTGCCGCGAAGTGCACGACGATGTCGATGAGGAAGACCCCACCTCCGCGGACATCCTCCACGCCATCCTCGAGTCGCTCGAGCAGTTCGCGTGGATGGTAAGCGCCGAGAACCGCACCCCCTCCACTCGCTGA
- a CDS encoding aminotransferase class I/II-fold pyridoxal phosphate-dependent enzyme codes for MVMSMRATAAKASVDVVTDYLARMQALTADPDALDMTFGNPHEFPLPALSTAIRAQIDPRSVDWFAYKTSERGAQDAVAAGLREELGLPFQADDIAMTQGAFGAMSLAFALLADAGDEVVIPVPGWFCYEPMLHAANLVPVRAALAEGSFDLDVEAIARAITPRTRIVIVNSPANPTGRVYPRAAWEALADVLEGASQANGRRIWILSDEPYRRIRFPGVGFESPAGFYASTAIDYSYAKVMLAPGQRLGYLALSPLLPAAERAELRAALMPIGLAVGWGFPDAIMQYAAPALETVSLDMAELTRKRDRMYSALSGAGVEITKPEGTFYLWGRAPGGSAREFCAALEKRNVYLMPGTLFDQPHHFRVSLTATMDTIERAIPHVLEVAAELR; via the coding sequence ATGGTGATGTCGATGCGCGCGACCGCGGCGAAGGCCTCGGTCGACGTCGTGACGGACTACCTCGCCCGCATGCAGGCCCTGACGGCCGATCCCGACGCGCTCGACATGACGTTCGGCAATCCGCACGAGTTCCCCCTCCCAGCGCTCTCCACCGCCATCCGCGCGCAGATCGACCCGCGATCGGTCGACTGGTTCGCGTACAAGACGAGCGAGCGGGGCGCTCAGGATGCTGTCGCCGCGGGCCTTCGAGAGGAGCTGGGCCTCCCCTTCCAGGCCGACGACATCGCGATGACGCAGGGCGCCTTCGGCGCGATGTCACTCGCCTTCGCGCTGCTCGCCGACGCCGGCGACGAGGTCGTGATCCCCGTGCCGGGCTGGTTCTGCTACGAGCCGATGCTGCATGCGGCGAACCTCGTGCCGGTGCGGGCCGCCCTCGCGGAGGGGAGCTTCGACCTGGATGTCGAGGCCATCGCCCGCGCCATCACCCCGCGCACGCGCATCGTGATCGTCAACTCTCCCGCGAACCCCACCGGTCGCGTCTATCCCCGGGCGGCGTGGGAGGCGCTGGCCGACGTGCTGGAAGGGGCGTCGCAGGCGAACGGCCGCCGCATCTGGATCCTCTCGGACGAGCCGTACCGGCGGATCCGCTTTCCCGGGGTCGGGTTCGAAAGCCCCGCGGGATTCTATGCCTCGACGGCGATCGACTACAGCTACGCGAAGGTCATGCTCGCACCCGGACAGCGCCTCGGGTATCTCGCGCTGTCGCCGCTCCTGCCGGCCGCCGAGCGCGCCGAGCTGCGGGCGGCCCTCATGCCGATCGGGCTCGCCGTCGGCTGGGGCTTCCCGGACGCGATCATGCAGTACGCCGCGCCGGCGCTGGAGACGGTGTCGCTCGACATGGCGGAGCTCACGCGCAAGCGCGACCGCATGTACAGCGCCCTGAGCGGTGCGGGCGTCGAGATCACCAAGCCGGAAGGCACCTTCTACCTGTGGGGCCGCGCGCCCGGTGGAAGCGCCCGGGAGTTCTGCGCCGCTCTCGAGAAGCGGAACGTCTATCTCATGCCGGGAACGCTCTTCGACCAGCCACATCACTTCCGGGTGTCCCTGACGGCGACCATGGACACGATCGAGCGCGCGATCCCCCACGTCCTCGAGGTGGCCGCCGAGCTGCGGTGA
- a CDS encoding LuxR family transcriptional regulator, with amino-acid sequence MLVGRQAEQRAIDQLVAGARLGTSGVLAILGEAGVGKTALIDDAVTRLDGMRILRATGLETEREIPFGTLLQLLRPALGSLHGIPRAQAQALASALALSRHEGSALPGSPIADGRDRFTIGAAVLSLLCRYAEDGPVAVMVDDFQVADAASASTLAFAARRLSADPVMVLLGVRSPDGDDAVAGLPRLVLAGLDLDATRLLIARTRGGHATEEQVRSLHDATAGNPLALLELGAADPTSLEGVEAGMPLRVPRAVTRAFGRRLGRLDGECRAVLLLAAVCGADLRLITHACAALGLDVGRLGEAEDSGFVTVAGGRVDFRHPLLRAAAYSAASVDERRAAHRAAADATPRDDVDRRAWHLSEAVWQPDGEVADLLATAAEHAVLRGAYSVAAGAFERSARVSPDGPTREARLLRAADTAWAAGDGERALALLEQRDGVAGAADPSRDVHAIELRASIAARSGSLREALELLVAAADSVGDPDDEAVALADAVHATYYLGDAHTAARLADRLEALRGRVLKPRSRTLALMATGMARTLAGQGGADEIRAAVPLLESDPDLAHDPRRLSWLLLAPLFLRDSTSGSRLRALVDEVRGAAGIGALPAVLFHVARDESTTDARWTRAEADYTEAIRLATETRQTTELAMSLAGLAWLESRAGRAEACRVHAAQARELCIARDIHVGEVWVSLATGDLELSLGRVEEAARELTRLGALLERLALDDVDLAPGPELTDALLRLGRRAEAEEVARTYRERAVAKGQPWARARADRSVGLLAGDADVDAWFESALAWHDRTLDRFETARTQLAFGSRLRRAGRRIDARIPLRSALDAFAELGAHIWRDHAATELAATGEHVRAAGSNPLAALTAQELQVSVLLADGRTTREAATALFLSPKTVEYHLRKVYTKLGISSRTELATALRGPAAS; translated from the coding sequence ATGCTGGTGGGTCGGCAGGCCGAGCAGCGGGCGATCGACCAGCTCGTCGCCGGGGCTCGCCTGGGGACGAGCGGCGTGCTCGCGATCCTGGGCGAGGCGGGGGTCGGCAAGACGGCCCTGATCGATGACGCCGTCACCCGCCTGGACGGCATGCGTATCCTGCGCGCGACCGGCCTCGAGACCGAGCGGGAGATCCCGTTCGGTACCCTGCTGCAGCTGCTGCGCCCCGCGTTGGGCTCGCTCCACGGCATCCCCCGCGCGCAGGCGCAGGCCCTGGCTTCGGCGCTCGCGCTGTCGCGGCACGAAGGCTCCGCGCTCCCGGGCTCGCCGATCGCCGACGGTCGCGATCGCTTCACGATCGGCGCGGCGGTGCTGAGCCTTCTCTGCCGCTACGCGGAGGACGGACCGGTTGCCGTCATGGTCGACGACTTCCAGGTGGCCGATGCCGCCTCCGCGAGCACGCTCGCCTTCGCCGCACGCCGGCTGTCCGCCGACCCGGTGATGGTCCTGCTCGGCGTGCGGAGTCCCGACGGGGACGACGCTGTCGCCGGCCTCCCTCGGCTCGTGCTGGCCGGGCTCGATCTCGATGCGACGCGTCTCCTGATCGCACGAACCCGCGGCGGCCACGCCACCGAGGAGCAGGTGCGAAGCCTTCACGACGCGACCGCCGGCAATCCGCTCGCCCTGCTCGAACTCGGGGCAGCCGATCCGACGTCGCTGGAGGGCGTCGAGGCAGGCATGCCGCTGCGTGTGCCTCGGGCGGTGACACGCGCGTTCGGCAGGCGTCTGGGGCGTCTGGATGGCGAGTGCCGAGCCGTCCTGCTCCTGGCCGCAGTCTGCGGCGCCGACCTCCGGCTCATCACGCATGCGTGCGCGGCGCTGGGACTGGATGTCGGCAGGCTCGGTGAGGCGGAAGACTCGGGCTTCGTGACCGTTGCAGGCGGACGCGTCGACTTCCGGCATCCCCTGCTGCGCGCCGCCGCGTACTCGGCGGCCTCGGTGGACGAGAGACGAGCCGCGCACCGCGCCGCGGCGGACGCCACGCCTCGAGATGATGTCGACCGGCGCGCATGGCACCTGTCGGAAGCGGTCTGGCAGCCTGATGGCGAGGTGGCTGACCTTCTCGCGACCGCGGCGGAGCACGCTGTCCTGCGCGGTGCGTACTCCGTGGCGGCCGGCGCCTTCGAGCGCTCGGCGCGAGTCAGTCCTGACGGACCGACCCGCGAGGCCCGGCTCCTGCGAGCGGCCGACACCGCCTGGGCGGCGGGAGACGGCGAACGCGCGCTGGCGCTTCTGGAGCAGCGGGATGGCGTGGCGGGCGCCGCGGACCCCAGCCGCGACGTGCACGCGATCGAGCTCCGCGCCTCGATCGCGGCGCGGTCCGGCTCGCTCCGGGAAGCGCTCGAACTGCTCGTCGCGGCTGCCGACTCCGTCGGCGACCCCGATGATGAGGCCGTCGCGCTGGCGGACGCGGTCCACGCGACCTACTACCTCGGGGACGCGCACACGGCCGCTCGTCTCGCCGACCGGCTGGAGGCGCTTCGTGGCCGAGTGCTGAAGCCGCGGTCGCGCACGCTCGCGCTGATGGCGACGGGGATGGCTCGGACGCTCGCCGGTCAGGGTGGCGCGGACGAAATCCGCGCCGCGGTCCCTCTCCTCGAGTCCGATCCCGACCTCGCGCACGATCCGCGCCGCCTGTCGTGGCTGCTGCTGGCGCCCCTGTTCCTCCGCGACTCCACGAGCGGGTCGCGGCTGCGCGCACTCGTCGACGAGGTCCGCGGGGCCGCGGGCATAGGGGCGCTTCCCGCCGTTCTCTTCCACGTCGCGCGCGACGAGTCCACGACGGACGCACGGTGGACGCGCGCCGAGGCGGACTACACCGAGGCCATCCGTCTCGCCACCGAGACACGACAGACCACCGAGCTCGCGATGTCGCTCGCGGGACTCGCGTGGCTCGAGTCCCGCGCAGGGCGTGCGGAGGCGTGTCGCGTCCACGCCGCGCAGGCACGGGAGCTGTGCATCGCGCGCGACATCCACGTCGGGGAGGTCTGGGTCTCACTCGCGACCGGCGATCTGGAGCTGTCGCTCGGGCGCGTGGAGGAGGCCGCCCGGGAGCTCACGCGACTCGGTGCGCTGCTCGAACGGCTGGCCCTGGACGACGTCGACCTCGCCCCCGGGCCGGAGCTGACCGACGCGCTCCTCCGGCTCGGCCGCCGCGCCGAGGCCGAGGAGGTCGCCCGGACCTACCGCGAACGGGCTGTCGCGAAGGGGCAGCCCTGGGCCCGAGCGCGAGCCGATCGAAGCGTGGGCCTCCTGGCTGGGGACGCCGACGTCGACGCCTGGTTCGAGTCCGCCCTGGCGTGGCACGATCGGACCCTCGACCGATTCGAGACCGCGCGGACGCAACTCGCCTTCGGGTCGCGGCTGCGGAGGGCGGGCCGACGCATCGACGCGCGCATCCCGCTGCGCTCCGCGCTGGACGCCTTCGCAGAGCTCGGGGCGCACATCTGGCGTGATCACGCGGCCACGGAGCTCGCGGCCACGGGAGAGCATGTGCGGGCGGCGGGATCGAACCCGCTGGCCGCCCTGACCGCCCAGGAGCTCCAGGTCAGCGTCCTGTTGGCGGACGGCCGCACGACGCGCGAGGCGGCGACCGCGCTGTTCCTGAGTCCCAAGACCGTGGAGTACCACCTGCGGAAGGTGTACACCAAGCTGGGCATCTCCTCGCGGACCGAGCTCGCGACCGCGCTGCGCGGCCCCGCGGCATCCTGA
- a CDS encoding class I SAM-dependent methyltransferase, translating into MSLTTEVRSDQPQGPSPIDTDKLMGFVFRAVDEVGATLNAALVVMGDKLGYYRDLAAHGPTTPAQLAERTETAEPYAREWLNAQAAGGYVTYDPETRRYTLPPEHALAMTDADSPAFLPGFFQIALGTVHDTQHIVDAARSGAGYGWHEHDTDVHVGCERFFRPSYHANLVDSWIPALDGVRSKLERGALVADVGCGHGASSILLAQAFPNSRFIGSDYHAASIETARARAAQAGVEDRVTFEVATAQAFGGRGYDLVAMFDSLHDMGDPVGAARHVREVIADDGTWMIVEPMAGDSVEENFTPVGRAYYGFSTLLCTPSSLSQDVGLALGTQAGPARIRDVTAAGGFTRFRSVAETPFNRVLEARP; encoded by the coding sequence ATGTCACTGACAACCGAAGTCCGAAGCGACCAGCCGCAGGGGCCCTCACCGATCGACACCGACAAGCTCATGGGCTTCGTCTTCCGAGCGGTCGACGAGGTGGGTGCCACGCTGAACGCGGCCCTCGTCGTCATGGGCGACAAGCTCGGCTATTACCGCGACCTGGCCGCCCACGGGCCCACCACTCCCGCACAGCTGGCCGAGCGCACCGAGACCGCCGAGCCCTACGCGCGTGAGTGGCTCAATGCGCAGGCGGCCGGCGGCTATGTGACATACGACCCCGAGACGAGGCGCTACACCCTCCCTCCCGAGCATGCGCTCGCGATGACGGATGCCGACAGCCCGGCCTTCCTTCCGGGCTTCTTCCAGATCGCCCTCGGTACGGTGCACGACACCCAGCACATCGTCGACGCCGCCCGAAGCGGCGCGGGCTACGGCTGGCATGAGCACGACACCGACGTGCACGTCGGATGCGAGCGGTTCTTCCGGCCGAGCTACCACGCCAACCTCGTCGACTCGTGGATCCCGGCGCTGGACGGCGTCCGGTCCAAGCTCGAGCGCGGCGCCCTCGTTGCCGACGTCGGGTGCGGGCACGGCGCATCCTCGATCCTCCTCGCACAGGCCTTCCCGAACTCGCGATTCATCGGCTCGGACTACCACGCAGCGTCGATCGAGACCGCCCGGGCACGAGCGGCCCAAGCCGGCGTCGAGGACCGTGTCACGTTCGAGGTGGCCACGGCACAGGCGTTCGGCGGGCGCGGGTACGATCTCGTCGCGATGTTCGACTCCCTTCATGACATGGGCGACCCCGTCGGAGCTGCCCGCCATGTGCGGGAGGTCATCGCCGACGATGGGACGTGGATGATCGTCGAGCCCATGGCCGGCGACAGCGTCGAGGAGAACTTCACCCCGGTCGGCCGCGCCTACTACGGATTCTCGACATTGCTGTGCACGCCCTCGTCGCTGTCGCAAGACGTCGGCCTCGCGCTCGGGACGCAGGCGGGGCCGGCGCGGATCCGCGACGTGACGGCGGCAGGCGGATTCACCCGATTCCGCAGCGTCGCAGAGACGCCGTTCAACAGGGTGCTCGAGGCACGCCCCTGA
- a CDS encoding alpha/beta hydrolase, with the protein MRAVEPSASGWVDRGAGDRVRYEVYGEGEPTVYLLMPDTIVQSRAWKAQIPFLARFFRVVVSDPRGNGGSTTPRSAEGFEDRLMIDDAWAVLDAVGADRAVLVGLCTGAGYVVMMAAEAPQRVLGICSINPGLQLSPPLPHKVRFDFDEARESYDGWEKLNRHYWLEDWPGFAEFFFGQLLPEPHSTKQREDCVAWALQTTPEAMLLAGYSPPYPGDEQQTITAARAVRCPVLVITGSLDMCQNPERGRRLAELTGAQHVVIEGGGHLPQARDPVKVNLLLREFVFRAAASGQR; encoded by the coding sequence ATGCGCGCCGTCGAGCCGTCGGCGTCGGGGTGGGTCGACCGGGGCGCGGGCGACCGTGTCCGGTATGAGGTGTACGGCGAGGGCGAGCCGACGGTCTACCTGCTGATGCCCGACACGATCGTGCAGAGCCGCGCGTGGAAGGCTCAGATCCCGTTCCTCGCACGGTTCTTCCGGGTCGTCGTGAGCGATCCGAGAGGCAACGGCGGGAGCACCACCCCCCGGAGTGCGGAGGGCTTCGAGGACAGGCTGATGATCGACGATGCCTGGGCGGTGCTCGATGCCGTCGGGGCCGACCGGGCGGTCCTGGTCGGCCTGTGCACGGGCGCCGGCTACGTCGTGATGATGGCGGCGGAGGCCCCCCAGCGGGTGCTCGGGATCTGCTCGATCAACCCCGGCCTGCAGCTGAGCCCGCCCCTGCCGCACAAAGTGCGTTTCGACTTCGACGAGGCGCGCGAATCATACGACGGGTGGGAGAAGCTCAATCGTCACTACTGGCTCGAGGACTGGCCGGGTTTCGCCGAGTTCTTCTTCGGCCAGCTGCTCCCCGAGCCGCACTCCACCAAGCAGCGCGAGGACTGCGTCGCGTGGGCGCTGCAGACCACTCCCGAAGCGATGCTGCTGGCCGGCTATTCACCCCCGTATCCCGGCGACGAGCAGCAGACCATCACCGCCGCGCGGGCTGTGCGATGCCCGGTCCTGGTGATCACCGGCTCCCTCGACATGTGCCAGAACCCCGAGCGCGGCCGCCGTCTGGCGGAGCTGACGGGCGCCCAGCACGTCGTGATCGAGGGAGGCGGACATCTCCCGCAGGCGCGCGACCCGGTGAAGGTGAACCTGCTGCTGCGGGAGTTCGTCTTCCGGGCCGCGGCGTCCGGCCAGCGCTGA
- a CDS encoding glycosyltransferase: MATMGKSHTWVRAQRRPKRALFLSSPIGLGHARRDVAIARELRAIHPDLRIDWLAQDPVTRVLADAGESVHPASAWLANESAHIEDESADHDLHAFQAIRRMDEILVSNFMVFNDVVDETYYDLVIGDEAWDVDYFLHENPELKRFAFAWLTDFVGWLPMPVGGAAEAALTADYNAEMLEQRARYRRLRDRSIFVGNPDDVIDESFGPGLPRIREWTEANFDFAGYVTGFSPPSPDELARVRDDLGLDGGELLCVVTVGGSGVGEALLRRVLDAVPEARRRESRLRFLAVAGPRIDPASLPCPEGAEVRGFVPDLYLSLAACDVAVVQGGLTTTMELAAARRPFLYVPLENHFEQNFHVRHRLERYGAGRRIRYAEASDPDTLAGELVAEAGREVSCRPVETDGAARAAALLGELL, translated from the coding sequence ATGGCCACGATGGGGAAGAGCCATACGTGGGTGCGGGCCCAGCGTCGGCCGAAGCGGGCGCTGTTCCTCTCGTCCCCGATCGGGCTCGGTCATGCCCGGCGCGACGTAGCGATCGCGCGGGAGCTGCGTGCGATCCACCCCGACCTGCGGATCGACTGGCTGGCGCAGGATCCCGTCACCCGCGTCCTCGCGGACGCCGGTGAGTCGGTGCATCCGGCATCCGCGTGGCTGGCCAACGAGTCGGCGCACATCGAGGATGAGTCCGCCGACCACGACCTTCACGCCTTTCAGGCGATCCGTCGCATGGACGAGATCTTGGTCAGCAACTTCATGGTCTTCAACGACGTCGTCGACGAGACCTACTACGACCTCGTGATCGGCGACGAAGCGTGGGACGTCGACTACTTCCTGCACGAGAATCCCGAGCTGAAGCGGTTCGCATTCGCGTGGCTGACCGATTTCGTAGGGTGGCTGCCCATGCCCGTCGGCGGGGCTGCCGAGGCCGCGCTGACGGCGGACTACAACGCCGAGATGCTCGAGCAGCGGGCGCGCTATCGGCGCCTGCGCGATCGCTCGATCTTCGTCGGCAACCCCGACGACGTCATCGACGAGTCGTTCGGTCCTGGGCTGCCGCGCATCCGGGAGTGGACGGAGGCGAATTTCGACTTCGCGGGATACGTCACGGGATTCTCGCCTCCGTCACCCGACGAGCTCGCTCGGGTTCGCGACGACCTGGGACTCGACGGCGGCGAGCTGCTCTGCGTCGTGACGGTCGGCGGATCGGGAGTCGGAGAGGCCCTGCTGCGGCGCGTGCTGGATGCGGTGCCCGAGGCGCGGCGCCGAGAGTCTCGGCTGCGGTTCCTGGCCGTCGCCGGTCCGCGCATCGACCCGGCATCGCTCCCGTGCCCGGAGGGCGCCGAGGTTCGCGGCTTCGTCCCCGACCTCTACCTGAGCCTCGCCGCGTGCGACGTCGCCGTCGTGCAGGGCGGGCTCACGACGACGATGGAGCTCGCCGCCGCCCGCCGGCCGTTCCTGTACGTCCCGCTCGAGAATCACTTCGAGCAGAACTTCCATGTGCGGCACCGGCTGGAGCGCTACGGCGCCGGACGCCGTATCCGGTACGCGGAGGCGAGCGATCCCGATACGCTGGCCGGGGAGCTCGTCGCGGAGGCGGGACGCGAGGTCAGCTGCCGGCCGGTCGAGACCGACGGGGCCGCCCGCGCCGCGGCGCTGCTGGGGGAGCTTCTCTGA
- a CDS encoding lytic transglycosylase domain-containing protein, translating to MVGLVGAVPVSYAEASGSSVTFVPASYTIPATTTATTATGEDGATSTAAEAVTAAAAAVTAAQAVTSDIAASGLDIGVAETTVDTADLQQAADRLEIGIDHLPDALLPDVTDNVTDLVTATNQQVASLRGSLDAAIAAEAQRQAEEKARQEAEARAKAEAEAKAAEAAESSSSSGSSSGRSASAPSVPIPSGNGNGDNSPSGAQAFAYSQFAGRGWGDDQFGCLVALWNKESGWNYQAYNRSSGAYGIPQALPGSKMGSAGADWQTNAATQVLWGLGYIQGRYGTPCGAWGHSQSTGWY from the coding sequence ATGGTCGGGCTCGTCGGCGCCGTCCCTGTGTCGTATGCCGAGGCATCCGGATCGTCGGTGACCTTCGTGCCCGCCTCGTACACGATCCCCGCCACGACGACGGCGACGACCGCGACGGGCGAGGACGGTGCGACGAGCACCGCCGCTGAAGCGGTCACGGCCGCTGCCGCCGCCGTGACGGCCGCTCAGGCTGTCACGTCCGACATCGCCGCCTCGGGTCTCGACATCGGGGTCGCGGAGACGACGGTGGACACCGCCGACCTCCAGCAGGCGGCCGACCGTCTCGAGATCGGCATCGACCACCTGCCCGACGCGCTGCTCCCCGACGTCACCGACAATGTGACCGATCTTGTGACGGCGACCAACCAGCAGGTCGCGAGCCTCCGCGGCAGCCTCGACGCGGCGATCGCCGCCGAGGCGCAGCGACAGGCGGAGGAGAAGGCCCGTCAGGAAGCGGAGGCCCGCGCCAAGGCCGAGGCCGAGGCGAAGGCCGCCGAGGCTGCGGAGAGCTCTTCGTCGTCGGGCTCCTCGTCGGGGCGCTCTGCTTCGGCCCCCAGCGTGCCGATCCCCTCGGGGAACGGCAACGGCGACAACAGCCCCAGCGGCGCTCAGGCGTTCGCCTACTCCCAGTTCGCCGGCCGCGGCTGGGGAGACGATCAGTTCGGCTGCCTCGTGGCGCTGTGGAACAAGGAGTCGGGCTGGAACTACCAGGCGTACAACCGCTCCAGCGGCGCCTACGGCATCCCCCAGGCCCTCCCGGGCAGCAAGATGGGCTCGGCGGGAGCCGACTGGCAGACCAACGCCGCCACGCAGGTGCTGTGGGGTCTGGGCTACATCCAGGGGCGCTACGGCACTCCGTGCGGCGCGTGGGGTCACTCGCAGTCGACCGGCTGGTACTGA
- a CDS encoding CoA pyrophosphatase, with product MRADPTSLSARAELTALAHAAAAGDERGSRWVASLPPATDARAAAVLILFGVLDGLASDHDAQASAVSRDLDVLLLARATTLRSHPGQVAFPGGRVDPGDEGPVAAALREAREETGLDPAGVDVLGVLENVPLLYSQHLVTPVLGWWRHPSPVGVVDVAESTDVFRAPVADLLAPANRGVTVIRRDGQEWRGPGFLVAQDGREHLVWGFTGMLLDALFDRLGWAEPWDEQKELPLELPD from the coding sequence GTGCGTGCCGATCCCACCTCGCTGAGCGCGCGTGCCGAACTGACGGCGCTCGCCCACGCTGCCGCCGCCGGTGACGAGCGCGGATCCCGCTGGGTCGCGAGCCTTCCGCCGGCGACGGATGCCCGCGCCGCCGCGGTCCTGATCCTCTTCGGGGTCCTCGACGGGCTGGCAAGCGATCACGACGCGCAGGCCTCCGCGGTCTCGCGCGACCTCGACGTCCTGCTGCTCGCCCGGGCGACGACCCTGCGCTCGCACCCCGGCCAGGTCGCCTTCCCGGGCGGACGCGTCGACCCGGGGGATGAGGGCCCCGTCGCCGCGGCCCTCCGGGAAGCGCGGGAGGAGACCGGGCTCGATCCGGCGGGCGTCGACGTGCTCGGCGTGCTGGAGAATGTGCCACTGCTGTACTCGCAGCACCTCGTGACTCCCGTGCTCGGGTGGTGGCGGCATCCGTCGCCCGTCGGGGTGGTCGACGTGGCCGAGTCCACCGACGTCTTCCGCGCCCCGGTCGCCGACCTGCTCGCGCCGGCGAACCGCGGCGTGACCGTCATCCGGCGCGACGGTCAGGAGTGGCGCGGGCCGGGTTTCCTCGTCGCGCAGGACGGCCGCGAGCACCTCGTGTGGGGCTTCACCGGGATGCTGCTCGACGCGCTCTTCGACAGGCTCGGCTGGGCCGAGCCGTGGGACGAGCAGAAGGAGCTGCCCCTCGAGCTCCCCGACTGA
- a CDS encoding TIGR03557 family F420-dependent LLM class oxidoreductase, whose product MARFGYTLMTEQSGPRELVRYAQAAEDAGFDFEVSSDHFTPWLMSQGHSPYAWTVLGAVAQVTSSVDLMTYVTCPTTRYHPAVVAQKAATLQILSEGRFVLGVGSGESLNEHVVGEGWPSVDTRQSKLVEAIEIIRELHSGDLLTYDGEYFRVDSARIWDVPDVPVEIAVAVSGDESISSFAPLAEHMVAVEPEGDLVEKWDEVHEGGSRKIGQVPICWDPDRDAAIERAHDQFRWFAGGWAVNSELPTPAGFAAASQFVRPEDVAAEIACGPDLDELAESVHPFLKAGFTDVAVVQVGDERQDQFLAEVAEPLLERMRALR is encoded by the coding sequence ATGGCGCGATTCGGATACACCCTGATGACAGAGCAGAGCGGGCCGCGTGAGCTCGTCCGATACGCCCAGGCCGCCGAGGACGCGGGCTTCGACTTCGAGGTATCAAGCGATCACTTCACGCCGTGGCTCATGAGCCAGGGCCACTCCCCGTACGCGTGGACGGTGCTCGGAGCCGTCGCGCAGGTGACGTCGTCCGTCGACCTGATGACCTACGTCACGTGCCCGACGACCCGGTATCACCCCGCGGTCGTCGCCCAGAAGGCGGCGACCCTGCAGATCCTCAGCGAGGGCCGCTTCGTGCTGGGCGTCGGTTCGGGCGAGAGCCTCAACGAGCACGTCGTCGGCGAGGGCTGGCCGAGCGTCGACACCCGGCAGTCCAAGCTCGTCGAGGCCATCGAGATCATCCGCGAGCTGCACAGCGGCGACCTCCTGACGTACGACGGCGAGTACTTCCGCGTCGACTCGGCCCGGATCTGGGACGTGCCGGACGTGCCGGTCGAGATCGCCGTCGCCGTCTCCGGGGACGAGTCCATCTCGTCGTTCGCGCCCCTCGCAGAGCACATGGTGGCCGTCGAGCCGGAGGGCGACCTCGTCGAGAAGTGGGACGAGGTGCACGAGGGCGGCTCGCGCAAGATCGGTCAGGTGCCGATCTGCTGGGATCCCGACCGGGATGCCGCGATCGAGCGCGCCCACGACCAGTTCCGGTGGTTCGCCGGCGGGTGGGCCGTCAACAGCGAGCTGCCGACGCCCGCGGGATTCGCCGCCGCGAGCCAGTTCGTGCGTCCGGAGGACGTCGCCGCGGAGATCGCCTGCGGCCCCGATCTCGACGAGCTGGCGGAGAGCGTGCACCCGTTCCTGAAGGCCGGCTTCACCGATGTCGCCGTCGTCCAGGTCGGAGACGAGAGGCAGGATCAGTTCCTCGCCGAGGTGGCCGAGCCGCTTCTCGAGCGGATGCGCGCGCTCCGCTGA